From the genome of Triticum urartu cultivar G1812 unplaced genomic scaffold, Tu2.1 TuUngrouped_contig_4401, whole genome shotgun sequence:
GCAAAATCCCCGCAGCGGTCAAGCACCACGCAAACGCAACGGAACCAAGCACAACAGCACCCGTCCCCCACCGATTCTCCAAAACAAAAGCCCCGAAGAAACCCCACCAAACTCCTCCATCCTCCGCCCCCATTTCCTTCGTGCCGTCCGCCTCCGCCGTCTCGTCTACGGTCTACCCCGCGCCACCCTCCCTCCCCTCTCCTCCCACCTCCCCGAGGACCGCAGCGCCCCACCTCCCATGGCGGCCTCTCTcctccacgccgccgcctcctccccgcTCGCGGGCCCCAACCCGACCGCCCGCGCGGCCTTCCGCCCCCTCGCTTCCTCCCCATTCCTGCGCCTCGCGCGCTCCTCCCCCGACCGCCGTGCCCGACTGGACGCCTCGCTCCGGGCCCTCTCGGGCGGCGCTCGCCTCGCCGCTGGAGTGGCCGCCCCCCGTTCTCGCCGCTTCGTCGCCGCCCTCGCGGGGGAGGAACCGGTGAGTGCCCGCTCTCTCCGAGATCCTTCCCCTGTTTATTCTGTTTCCGGTGGTGATGCCCTGTTTTGACTTCTGAGGCGTGTTCCTTCCGCCCCTGCCTATCTGATCTGCTAGGTTGTAGCTGGTCACCTCACCCGCATTTCTAACcctttattttattttcctctCGCGACGCACGGGCTGAAATAATCGCTGCGCGCCTTTACAATTTTCGCTCCGTGGAGTGCATTGAGGATAATGTGCGAGTATATTCTTTTCGTGTGCCGAATGGGAGATATTTGCAGCGGTGTTTCTGTTAGCGCATTGAGGTCTTTTGACGATGTTTCTGTGTGCTAAATACCGTATTCCTTGGCTGAACTGTGATGTCAAATTATGCTAAGTTTACAAGTTATTTTGTCTGCTGAATTCAGATGAGTTCAGAATTGGGTGATGACAAGGAAAAGGAAACAGAGAAGATTGAAATAGAGCCGGAGGAGGCCCAGGAGGTGTGGAGGGAAATGCTCAAGCAGTTCAAGGCCGAGGCCATCCGAATGCAGGCCCTGACAACGCAGGCATATGATGTCTACTCCAAGAGGGCGAGGGAGGTGCTGTTAGAGGCCTCGGAGAAGCTAAGGATCCAGGCAGATAAAGCACAAAAGGACCTGACCATCATCGCTGCAGAGGTTGGTGAGGAGGGGCAGGAATATCTACAGCTGGCAGCTAAGAACTCCCCAGATTCTATCAAGGATATCACCGAGACAATCAATGCAGTTGGCAACCTCAATGGACCATCAGAGTATAAGGATTATCATGTCGGCATTTCATTTGGTATGTAAAGGCATTATGTTGGTAGCATTTCTAGTTATCTAAG
Proteins encoded in this window:
- the LOC125527769 gene encoding protein FATTY ACID EXPORT 3, chloroplastic — protein: MAASLLHAAASSPLAGPNPTARAAFRPLASSPFLRLARSSPDRRARLDASLRALSGGARLAAGVAAPRSRRFVAALAGEEPMSSELGDDKEKETEKIEIEPEEAQEVWREMLKQFKAEAIRMQALTTQAYDVYSKRAREVLLEASEKLRIQADKAQKDLTIIAAEVGEEGQEYLQLAAKNSPDSIKDITETINAVGNLNGPSEYKDYHVGISFGTFLTVGGFLNFMLTGSTSAIRFGFVLGFALLALGISSLRSQRAGGRQPRLLLKGQAAIASVIFFKDLSVFFRHGWFPNVFVVLLSGMVATFYIHRIVTGGHKGSTESSSDN